DNA sequence from the Ramlibacter agri genome:
GTTGCGATACAGCATGGCGGTGGGCCGCAGCATGGTTTCGCCGAGCGACATCACGGGGAACTCCAGCGGAAAGCCGCCGGCCTCGTAGACGCCGATCTTCACCTGCTCCGCCAGCGTGCGGAAGTGCGAGTTGCAGGGCGTGAGTTCGCTGAAGGTGTTGCAGATGCCGATGACGGGACGGCCGTCGAACTGGTCGTGCGGAATGCCCTTGCCCTTCAACCAGCTGCGGTACGCGAAGCCGTCGCGGTCCTGGCGTCCGAACCACTGCTGGCTGCGCAGTTCCGAGGGTTTCTTCTTCGTGTCCATAGGGTTAGTCCGGGAGTTGCAATCATCTTATCGTCATACGATTGCGCCGCCCTCTCGGGACAAACCATGAGCCAGAATTCACCACGCCCCGCCGTGCTCACGGTCGTGAACCTGCCGCCGTTCTACCTGGAGCCGCTGCGGCAGCATTTCACCGTGCACGAGCGCCTGCACGAGGCCGACCCCGAAGCCTTCGCGCGCATCGCGCCTGGCATCCGCGCCATCACCGGCGGCGGCGAATCGAACGTCCCGCGCGCGCTGATGGACCAGCTGCCCGCGCTGGAAATCGTCTCCATCATGGGCGTGGGCTACGACAGGGTGGACGTGCGCACTGCGGTGGATCGCGGCATTCCGGTAACCCACACGCCCGACGTGCTGAACGACGAAGTGGCCGACCTCGCGCTGGGCCTCATGCTGTCGGTCGCGCGCCGCATCCCGCAGGCCGATCGCTATACGAAGGCAGGCCTGTGGGCGGAGCAGGGCAACATGCCGCTGGCGCGCAAGATGTCGGGCGCGCGCCTGGGCATCGTGGGCCTCGGCCGCATCGGCAAGGCCATCGCGCAGCGCGCCGCG
Encoded proteins:
- a CDS encoding 2-hydroxyacid dehydrogenase, which translates into the protein MSQNSPRPAVLTVVNLPPFYLEPLRQHFTVHERLHEADPEAFARIAPGIRAITGGGESNVPRALMDQLPALEIVSIMGVGYDRVDVRTAVDRGIPVTHTPDVLNDEVADLALGLMLSVARRIPQADRYTKAGLWAEQGNMPLARKMSGARLGIVGLGRIGKAIAQRAAAFGMSIAYTGRSQQPEAAHPYFATPRELAANVDFLVVITPGGAGTRHLIDASVLQALGPKGFLVNVARGSVVDEQALVQALQQGVIAGAALDVFENEPQVPPALRALDNVVLTPHMASATRETRQAMADLALANLRAHFAGERLLSPVPECR